The genomic stretch TTTTCGAACGAACACTCGGCGCGAGGAGGAAACGCATTTGATTCGTACCCGCTGGTCCTTGAGCATCCTCGAAAAAGGCAAACCGGCTGAAAGGCCGCGACGCAAAGCGATGGGTCCTGAGTTTTTGGGATCGCCACGCTACCGAAGGGATGTTGCACGCTGAAGGCTCCGTTGGGAGCAAGAGGTGGTCAACTCTCAGATCGAGGCAAGGCCGCTTGTTGTTTCCAATCCGAAAGGTTTTTGTCGGGCGCACATGCAGGCAGGCGTCGGCCAAAAGTTGTCCGGCGTGGCACCCGGCGAAACCGCAATCACTCATGCTGGCGAACTAGGCCTGAGGATGGCGGAAGGCCTGGGTGCGCTGGCCTAGGAGGGGCAAATGAAGCGCTGGGTTTTGTGGGGTCGTGAATTTTTAGTTTGTGAAGATGGTCCAACGGCAGTGGAGTACGCGGTGATGTTGGCGTTGATTGTGGTTGTTTGCCTGGCGGCAATCGGCACGATCGGCACGAATGCCAACACAACGTTCCAAAACGTCGCGAATTCGCTGGCCAGTGGAAGTTAATTGTTTTGTTTGTTTTTCACTCTCCTTAGAGAGGATGTTCCTATGACGAATTGTCGGCACACCATTCGCCGTTTTTTCGGCGGTG from Pirellulales bacterium encodes the following:
- a CDS encoding Flp family type IVb pilin; amino-acid sequence: MKRWVLWGREFLVCEDGPTAVEYAVMLALIVVVCLAAIGTIGTNANTTFQNVANSLASGS